One genomic segment of Amycolatopsis sp. WQ 127309 includes these proteins:
- a CDS encoding DUF6282 family protein: MSQRPAIAAVLDGLVDMHVHSGPSPFPRRFDHVEAAQDGARIGLRAMVAKSHHHNTQMDVLAMKGRLEGVAAKVYGGIALNSTVGGLNVHAVRMCLRMGGKVVWFPTISSGRHIDCHPEDGAFPTTTVPLTLERIDIVDDNGELKPAAIEILDEIKDQQAVLNGGHMYPEYIKTLFAAAKERGMKRLVVSHPDFVIGADPELCRELIELGAFVEHEVGMYDPEGNQKWDPKQLLTWIEKLGPEHIVLASDFGQQANPKPVDAWMRVGEALLDLGVPEKDLRRMVRDNPTYLLDLDA; this comes from the coding sequence ATGAGCCAGCGTCCCGCCATCGCCGCCGTCCTGGACGGTCTGGTCGACATGCACGTCCACTCCGGGCCCAGCCCGTTCCCCCGGCGCTTCGACCACGTCGAGGCCGCGCAGGACGGCGCCCGGATCGGGCTGCGCGCCATGGTCGCGAAGTCCCACCACCACAACACCCAGATGGACGTCCTCGCGATGAAGGGCCGCCTCGAAGGCGTCGCCGCGAAGGTCTACGGCGGCATCGCGCTGAACAGCACCGTCGGCGGGCTCAACGTGCACGCCGTGCGCATGTGCCTGCGGATGGGCGGCAAGGTCGTCTGGTTCCCGACCATCTCCTCGGGCCGGCACATCGACTGCCACCCCGAGGACGGCGCCTTCCCGACCACCACCGTGCCGCTGACGCTGGAGCGCATCGACATCGTCGACGACAACGGCGAGCTGAAGCCCGCGGCGATCGAGATCCTCGACGAGATCAAGGACCAGCAAGCCGTCCTCAACGGCGGGCACATGTACCCCGAGTACATCAAGACGCTCTTCGCGGCGGCCAAGGAACGCGGAATGAAGCGGCTGGTCGTCAGCCACCCGGACTTCGTGATCGGCGCCGACCCGGAGCTGTGCCGCGAGCTGATCGAGCTCGGCGCGTTCGTCGAGCACGAAGTCGGCATGTACGACCCCGAGGGCAACCAGAAATGGGACCCGAAACAGCTCCTGACCTGGATCGAGAAGCTCGGCCCCGAGCACATCGTGCTGGCCTCGGACTTCGGCCAGCAGGCCAACCCGAAGCCGGTCGACGCGTGGATGCGGGTCGGCGAGGCGCTGCTCGACCTCGGCGTGCCGGAGAAGGACCTGCGGCGGATGGTCCGCGACAACCCGACCTACCTGCTCGACCTCGACGCCTGA
- a CDS encoding IclR family transcriptional regulator, giving the protein MTKPTRSPEATRADQADIQAVSRVSQILALFDPATPEVTAGEIAERLGLNRTTAYRYCTSLVAAGLLERSAEGGYVPGGLLLQLGAFAIGHRRVVNLAPRHMQALSRATQTSVVLSLWGLTGPVVSRVEENVSTIVVVSVRVGSHLPLDTAQSKVFLAYHADQLSMERLMANLSGSARDELRDDVERVREVGHCSAMSTPGVVAVAAPVFDEYGICATIAIVGPDNTLSMSDDAPELRVIADTARELTHELGGHYRPDDLSRAV; this is encoded by the coding sequence GTGACCAAACCGACCCGGTCGCCGGAGGCCACGCGCGCCGATCAGGCGGACATCCAGGCGGTGAGCCGCGTCAGCCAGATCCTGGCGCTGTTCGACCCGGCCACGCCGGAGGTGACGGCCGGCGAGATCGCCGAGCGGCTCGGCCTGAACCGCACCACCGCGTACCGGTACTGCACGTCCCTGGTCGCGGCCGGTCTGCTCGAACGCAGCGCCGAGGGCGGGTACGTCCCCGGTGGCCTGCTGCTGCAGCTGGGCGCGTTCGCCATCGGCCACCGCCGCGTCGTCAACCTCGCCCCGCGGCACATGCAGGCGCTGTCGCGCGCCACGCAGACCAGCGTCGTGCTCAGCCTGTGGGGCCTCACCGGCCCGGTGGTCTCCCGGGTCGAGGAGAACGTCTCGACGATCGTCGTCGTGTCGGTGCGCGTCGGCAGCCACCTGCCGCTGGACACGGCGCAGAGCAAAGTGTTCCTGGCCTACCACGCCGACCAGCTGTCGATGGAACGCCTGATGGCGAACCTGTCCGGTTCGGCGCGCGACGAGCTGCGCGACGACGTCGAACGCGTTCGCGAAGTGGGCCACTGTTCCGCGATGAGCACACCCGGCGTCGTCGCGGTGGCCGCGCCGGTGTTCGACGAGTACGGCATCTGCGCCACCATCGCCATCGTCGGCCCGGACAACACGCTCTCGATGTCGGACGACGCGCCGGAGCTGCGGGTCATCGCCGACACGGCGCGCGAGCTGACCCACGAGCTGGGCGGCCACTACCGCCCGGACGACCTCAGCCGCGCGGTGTAG
- a CDS encoding hemerythrin domain-containing protein: MADITSLILDDHDWFRRQFARMDDISDAGELAAVWQPLADLLDVHARAEEEIFYPHLLRRGEDAKEETLDAIGDHNDIRDGVHEAALHPVGSTAWLDAVRKARMANSEHMAEEEDEGLADFRRHADPGLREELGRKFVEFKRQHEGARDLDVSDIDPEEYVEAELGTGPGDGSLGIGSLKERD, from the coding sequence ATGGCCGACATCACCAGCCTTATCCTCGACGACCACGACTGGTTCCGGCGGCAGTTCGCCCGCATGGACGACATCTCCGACGCCGGTGAGCTGGCGGCGGTCTGGCAACCGCTGGCCGACCTGCTCGACGTGCACGCGCGGGCGGAGGAGGAGATCTTCTACCCGCACCTGCTCCGCCGCGGCGAAGACGCGAAGGAGGAGACGCTCGACGCGATCGGCGACCACAACGACATCCGCGACGGCGTCCACGAGGCCGCGTTGCACCCCGTCGGCAGCACCGCTTGGCTCGACGCCGTCCGGAAGGCCAGGATGGCGAACAGCGAGCACATGGCCGAGGAGGAGGACGAGGGTCTGGCCGACTTCCGGCGGCACGCCGACCCCGGTCTGCGCGAAGAGCTCGGCCGCAAGTTCGTCGAGTTCAAGCGGCAGCACGAGGGTGCGCGCGATCTCGACGTCAGCGACATCGACCCGGAAGAGTACGTCGAAGCGGAACTCGGTACCGGCCCCGGCGACGGTTCGCTCGGTATCGGCAGCCTCAAGGAACGGGATTGA
- a CDS encoding HpcH/HpaI aldolase/citrate lyase family protein → MSARTGGGLFTRETTPLGTWLKIASGEPVEIMAYAGFDFVVIDLEHAPLDLQTAYRLINAAAALGVTPVVRVPDTTASTIQKILDAGAMGILVPHVDTVEQAAAAGRACRFPPHGVRGAGGTSRAGAWGLRPNAEYLATGNDEVLCIPQLESVEAIKAAPEILALDTVDAVFVGAADLSMSMGSTPSSPEVLDLIASAIEAAHTAGKRCGLAFGGVPERAAQAVRDGCDFVLLSNDTTMLADAARTLVTAFREADG, encoded by the coding sequence GTGAGCGCGCGCACCGGCGGCGGGCTGTTCACCCGCGAGACCACTCCCCTGGGCACCTGGCTGAAGATCGCGTCGGGCGAGCCGGTCGAGATCATGGCGTACGCCGGGTTCGACTTCGTCGTGATCGACCTGGAGCACGCGCCGCTCGACCTGCAGACCGCGTACCGGCTGATCAACGCGGCCGCCGCGCTGGGGGTCACGCCCGTCGTGCGGGTGCCGGACACGACGGCGTCGACCATCCAGAAGATCCTCGACGCGGGCGCCATGGGCATCCTCGTGCCGCACGTCGACACCGTCGAGCAGGCGGCCGCCGCCGGGCGCGCGTGCCGGTTCCCGCCGCACGGCGTCCGCGGCGCCGGCGGCACCAGCCGCGCCGGGGCGTGGGGCCTGCGCCCGAACGCCGAGTACCTCGCCACCGGCAACGACGAGGTGCTGTGCATCCCGCAGCTCGAGAGCGTCGAGGCGATCAAGGCCGCGCCGGAGATCCTGGCGCTGGACACCGTGGACGCCGTGTTCGTCGGCGCCGCGGACCTGTCGATGTCGATGGGCTCGACGCCGTCGTCGCCCGAGGTGCTCGACCTCATCGCGTCGGCGATCGAGGCCGCGCACACCGCGGGCAAGCGCTGCGGGCTGGCGTTCGGCGGCGTGCCCGAGCGAGCGGCGCAGGCGGTGCGCGACGGCTGCGACTTCGTCCTGCTCAGCAACGACACGACGATGCTGGCCGACGCCGCGCGCACCCTCGTCACGGCGTTCCGGGAAGCCGACGGATGA
- a CDS encoding MFS transporter: MSVPPPAAEPRSTALDDVSPRVPHGPDSAKVRAAVRGGTLAYFVDQFDIYLPIVVLAPATAYFQAANLSASTTALLASLVFASTLIGRPLGAIIFGHFADTVGRKRTTLVAVGGFGAITLLTACLPGHETIGVWSVGLLIGLRFVDGIFLGGEYTTAVPLAMEWSPKHKRGLYASIITSTSPAAYAVIAAITLLMLQLLPSAGLHSAYVQWGWRIPFFVGAALAAVLFRYYLKNVHETPAELTGEKHKMPFVRLLVKYPRALAQVFVLMTGTWLATNMEAAVTPAQLKSHLLLSSKEVTMTMLVINAAAALSYPFFGLLSQRIGRRRFYIGYGLAVLVIGAGSYTLLMASDGGFGAALGWGVLIGIFTVGTFGPIAAYLTERFPASIRSTGYGVGYSLALIAPAFYQFYLQRFDGVMPAHLAPAVLIALAGVLISLGGFLGPETKDVDMGDDSTIPALS; the protein is encoded by the coding sequence ATGTCCGTACCGCCACCCGCCGCAGAGCCGCGATCGACGGCCTTGGACGACGTCAGCCCCCGCGTCCCGCACGGCCCGGACAGCGCCAAGGTGCGCGCCGCCGTCCGCGGCGGGACCCTCGCCTACTTCGTCGACCAGTTCGACATCTACCTGCCGATCGTGGTGCTCGCACCGGCGACGGCGTACTTCCAGGCGGCCAACCTGAGCGCGAGCACGACGGCGCTGCTGGCGTCGCTCGTGTTCGCGTCCACGCTCATCGGCCGCCCGCTCGGCGCGATCATCTTCGGGCACTTCGCCGACACCGTCGGGCGCAAGCGCACGACGCTGGTCGCCGTCGGCGGCTTCGGGGCCATCACGCTGCTGACCGCGTGCCTGCCCGGCCACGAGACGATCGGGGTGTGGTCGGTCGGCCTGCTCATCGGCCTGCGGTTCGTCGACGGGATCTTCCTCGGCGGCGAGTACACGACCGCGGTGCCGCTCGCGATGGAGTGGAGCCCGAAGCACAAGCGCGGCCTCTACGCCTCGATCATCACGTCGACCTCGCCCGCCGCGTACGCCGTGATCGCCGCGATCACGCTGCTGATGCTGCAGCTGCTGCCCTCGGCCGGGCTGCACAGCGCCTACGTCCAGTGGGGCTGGCGGATCCCGTTCTTCGTCGGCGCGGCGCTGGCGGCCGTGCTGTTCCGCTACTACCTCAAGAACGTGCACGAGACGCCGGCGGAGCTGACCGGCGAGAAGCACAAGATGCCGTTCGTCCGGCTGCTGGTGAAGTACCCGCGGGCGCTGGCGCAGGTGTTCGTGCTGATGACCGGCACCTGGCTGGCGACCAACATGGAAGCCGCCGTGACGCCCGCGCAGCTGAAGTCGCACCTCCTGCTCTCCAGCAAGGAGGTCACGATGACGATGCTCGTCATCAACGCCGCCGCCGCGCTGTCGTACCCGTTCTTCGGGCTGCTGTCCCAGCGCATCGGGCGAAGGCGGTTCTACATCGGCTACGGCCTCGCGGTCCTGGTGATCGGCGCCGGCTCGTACACGCTGCTGATGGCGTCCGACGGCGGCTTCGGCGCGGCGCTCGGCTGGGGTGTGCTGATCGGGATCTTCACCGTCGGCACGTTCGGCCCGATCGCGGCGTACCTGACCGAGCGGTTCCCGGCGAGCATCCGCTCCACCGGCTACGGCGTCGGCTACAGCCTCGCCCTCATCGCCCCGGCGTTCTACCAGTTCTACCTGCAGCGGTTCGACGGCGTCATGCCCGCGCACCTGGCGCCCGCGGTGCTCATCGCGCTCGCCGGCGTGCTGATCAGCCTGGGCGGCTTCCTCGGCCCGGAGACCAAGGACGTCGACATGGGCGACGACAGCACGATCCCGGCACTGTCCTGA